A region of Planococcus sp. MSAK28401 DNA encodes the following proteins:
- a CDS encoding IS3 family transposase (programmed frameshift), with amino-acid sequence MSKIIFNEHQRRILEANPNVKTVTDRTIQYIPEFKVKAVQENLQGKGPSQIFVENGFDLMVIGAKKPKETLKRWRKTFDLYGEEGFWEERRGKGSTGRPSTQELSAEKQLEKAEARIKYLEAENELPKKARGTREAGEETQLTPAEKFEAINAVVRKFRLKNLVGALCQTAEVSRSGYYAWLKKVEQHAIREEQDYEDYLLLKSIYDAHRGKVGYRTFYMILTELLETPMNHKKILRLMRKFNLFAKIRRANPYKQIAKATQEHAVCPNLLDRKFKLDEPGKVFVTDITYLPNRSGQMAYLSAVKDVATREIVAYEVTTTLTMEIVYRTLRKLKEALDDNVHPEAMIHSDQGFHYTHPEYQRRVKKMKLTQSMSRRGNCLDNAPIESFFGHFKDDVDFKQATSLEELKALVDEYMAYYNGTRKQWNLKKMTPAQYRSHLIAA; translated from the exons ATGAGTAAAATTATCTTTAACGAACACCAACGACGCATCTTGGAAGCGAACCCGAATGTTAAAACGGTCACCGATCGAACGATTCAATACATCCCTGAATTTAAGGTGAAGGCTGTCCAAGAGAATTTGCAAGGCAAAGGACCGTCGCAAATCTTTGTTGAAAACGGATTCGACCTGATGGTCATTGGGGCGAAAAAACCCAAAGAGACATTGAAGCGTTGGCGGAAAACATTCGACCTTTATGGCGAGGAAGGGTTTTGGGAAGAGCGCCGTGGAAAAGGCAGTACCGGCCGGCCTTCTACCCAAGAACTCTCTGCCGAGAAACAGCTGGAGAAGGCGGAAGCACGCATCAAATATCTGGAAGCCGAAAATGAGTTGC CTAAAAAAGCTCGAGGAACTCGAGAGGCAGGCGAAGAAACGCAGTTGACCCCAGCGGAAAAATTCGAAGCGATCAATGCAGTGGTCCGGAAATTCCGACTGAAGAATTTGGTGGGGGCTTTGTGCCAAACAGCGGAAGTCAGTCGAAGTGGCTACTATGCTTGGCTGAAGAAAGTGGAACAGCATGCCATTCGCGAAGAACAGGACTATGAAGATTACCTGTTGCTGAAAAGCATCTACGATGCGCATCGTGGGAAAGTCGGGTATCGCACCTTTTATATGATCCTTACTGAACTGCTGGAAACGCCGATGAATCATAAGAAAATCTTACGTCTCATGCGCAAATTCAATCTCTTTGCCAAAATCCGGCGAGCGAATCCTTATAAGCAAATCGCCAAAGCCACACAGGAACACGCCGTCTGTCCAAACCTGTTAGACCGTAAGTTTAAACTAGACGAACCCGGCAAGGTCTTCGTCACGGATATAACGTATCTCCCTAACCGTTCGGGACAGATGGCGTATCTGTCCGCTGTGAAAGATGTCGCCACCCGCGAAATCGTCGCCTACGAAGTGACGACGACGCTTACGATGGAAATTGTGTACCGCACGTTAAGAAAACTGAAGGAAGCATTGGATGACAATGTTCACCCGGAAGCGATGATCCATTCCGATCAAGGCTTCCACTACACCCACCCCGAATACCAACGACGCGTGAAGAAAATGAAATTGACCCAATCGATGTCCCGCAGGGGCAACTGTCTCGACAACGCCCCCATCGAATCGTTTTTTGGTCACTTTAAAGATGATGTCGACTTTAAACAGGCAACCAGCCTAGAGGAATTGAAAGCACTGGTGGATGAGTACATGGCGTATTACAATGGAACGCGCAAACAATGGAATCTAAAAAAGATGACTCCGGCACAATACCGAAGTCATCTGATCGCAGCCTAG
- a CDS encoding LacI family DNA-binding transcriptional regulator, with translation MVSTTEVAKHAGVSQTTVSRVLNRPEQVKKETYDKVMKALAELDYGNASAANVQPTETSKHIAVLFSKECAPEEFARLREFNELAQAYGYQLTGHALTGSESVEDSRALVNGVAGVIGIGALPVELKDYLSETTAFLQAEEAADEGKPFDGRKAAYLATSHLAEKDHQQIAWVGGDLPDGGERLQGYYEAMAHHQLKLRKKRVHSVQSSADFDAIAAELRSFKKPTSAFVAASYEDGLHLLNSLKSAGFKVPKDISIVVVGGAEEGDGAELTAVKPPSTIQPFAQQVVDRLLQQIERNETEMQAVEDELQLEKGTTVKKFKERQKNKA, from the coding sequence CAAAGTGATGAAAGCCTTAGCTGAATTGGATTACGGTAATGCCAGCGCTGCAAACGTACAACCCACCGAAACGTCAAAACACATAGCTGTGCTTTTTTCGAAGGAGTGCGCACCTGAAGAATTCGCCCGCTTGCGCGAATTTAACGAATTGGCACAGGCATATGGCTACCAGCTGACGGGCCATGCATTGACTGGCAGTGAATCAGTGGAAGACAGCAGAGCTTTAGTGAATGGGGTTGCTGGCGTCATCGGAATTGGCGCCCTTCCGGTTGAACTGAAGGATTATTTAAGTGAAACAACTGCCTTTTTGCAAGCCGAAGAAGCTGCGGATGAAGGGAAACCATTTGACGGGCGTAAAGCGGCATATCTTGCTACAAGTCATCTTGCTGAAAAAGATCATCAACAGATCGCTTGGGTGGGGGGAGATTTACCGGATGGCGGCGAAAGGCTTCAAGGATACTATGAAGCCATGGCGCATCATCAATTGAAGCTGAGAAAAAAACGAGTTCATTCGGTTCAAAGCTCAGCGGATTTCGATGCCATTGCGGCTGAATTGCGTTCCTTCAAAAAACCGACTAGCGCGTTTGTTGCTGCAAGTTATGAAGACGGTCTGCACTTACTCAATTCCTTGAAAAGCGCCGGATTCAAAGTGCCGAAAGATATCAGCATCGTGGTGGTAGGGGGGGCAGAAGAAGGCGATGGCGCTGAATTGACTGCCGTCAAGCCGCCATCCACTATACAGCCATTTGCCCAACAGGTAGTTGACCGCCTGCTTCAGCAAATCGAAAGAAACGAAACGGAAATGCAAGCTGTCGAGGACGAGCTGCAGCTCGAAAAGGGCACAACAGTGAAAAAGTTTAAGGAGCGGCAAAAAAATAAAGCTTGA